A segment of the Candidatus Nitrososphaera gargensis Ga9.2 genome:
ACACCAGGAGTGCAAGGAGAGCCGCTCAAGGTGGCTATCTCTGCAGCTACAGGAATCCCGGCGACATCTGTCGAGCTTGTGGCGAGCAGCGAAGGGATAGCTGGGATCCATACTGGTAGCATCAACGAGGCATTTGAAAAGGCCGTCTCCCAGCTCCAGTCGATCTCGGCGGTAGAAACAGACCCTGTCAAGTGCGCCGTGATAAGCGCAAGCAGCGAGGCGGGCACGCACTCGACTCTTGCTGGCTCGCTCAACTCGCTCTGGAACTCTGTCCACATTGTCAAGGAGGGCGGCTCGGCGATACTGCTTGCGGAAAACCGCGAAGGGGTGGGCGGCGGCGCGCTCCAGATGTTCATAGAGGGCCGGCTCAAGCCTGAGCAGCTGCGGGAGAGCCCCTACATTGATGGCCTAGAGCACCTGCTCTTCATTGAAGAGCTGCGGCAAAAGTGCGAGCTGGGGCTCGTCTCGACTCTGCCCCACTATTACGCCCGGACAAAGCTCGGCTTTTCCACCTATGCCAGCATGAAGGACATCCTTGACAAGCTGCCAGAAAAGCATGGCAAGAACTTTAGGGCGCTTGTCCTGTCAGACGCAGATATTGTGCTTCTCAAGTCCAAGGCATGAGCGACGTCGGGATTGGCGCACATACCACTGCTAGCCCAAGCGCCAAGAAAAAGAACGCCTTGCGCTTTGACGAAAGCGGAGTGACGTCGTCAAGTGGTGCACTCTCTGGAGCTCTGAGGCTGAAGAACAACACCAAGAGAGCCATGGGGTAGAACCTGAGCGCAAACAGTATCACTATGCTGACATAGGTCAGGACCTTGTGCCAGCGAACGCCAAGGGCCGATCGAGTGAGGTGACCGCCATCGAGCTGCCACGCCGGCATCAGGTTCAGGAACGTGATCAGAAAGCCCAGCCATGCTGCAAACAGCACCGGCGACACTACAAGCACTGTGCCATCCACCACCATGCCTGTCAGGTGCAGCGTAGCCACCATCAGCAAGCTCTCCCCAAACGGGAGCGGGGCCAGCTGGTTTTCGTCAAACAGCCTTTCAGCTTCGGCGGTAGTTATGAGAGTGGATATCGCAGAGCCATAGATCGACACTATCACCGTCACTATTAGACCGGCTATTGGGCCGGTGACGCCCACGTCGAACATGACGTTTCTGTTGGTCATGTTGGCCCTCAGCACTATCAGCGCTCCAAATGTTGGCAGGATGCCGGGGATGCCGGGTATAAAGTAGGGCCACGACGCCTTGATGCCATACTTTCTGTTCGCCAGCACGTGCCCAAGCTCATGTATACCCAAGATTCCCATCAAAGATACGGTGTAAATGGCTGCCAGCAAGATCGGGTCTTGCAGTTGCGTTCTGGCAAGCGGCGAGTCAGACCTGAATATGCCGTCGACAAATACAAGGCAGATGGCAGCGACGAAAAGCAGGAACGGTATTGACCGCTGGTACCCGCTTTTAGGTTTTTGCTTCTGCAGCTTGAATACGCTTATGACTATGCCGCCGTTCTCTATTGGAAGCCTTATTGCAGAAGACAGGGTAGGCATCAGCTTCCAGAAGTAATTTGACCGCTTGGCGGTCGCAACCATGCCAACCTTGGCCAGCTCCTTCAGGAGGGAGGGGAACTTGTCCTTGACCTCGGTGTCGGCTATGAGGAACTCGACATAGTCTTCCCTAACGTTAAGCTGGACATCCTTTACCGTAAAGAACGATGAAACTATAGGAACGACGCGAGAATAGCCGCCGTTCAGGAAAGTGGTAGCCACCAGGTATTGATTGTGCACCAATGCAATTAAAGTATTGTGTCCCTGCAGAGACCTGTAAAGTTAAATAGTGTGTTTCTACTTTTAGTTGCTGCCTTGCAAACTGCTCTGCGAAAAGTGGGCGACTATATCATACGCCGCTGCGACGAGAGCGACCTTGAATCGGTCATCAACATCAACATGGCCGCGCTGCCGGAACACTACTCGGACTACTTTTTCGAGTCCATCCTTCGCGAGCTGCCAGAGGCCTTTATTGTAGCAGAGCTGGACGGCAAGATAGTCGGCTACATCATGTGCAAGATCGAGTTTGGGTTCTCTAACTTCCGCAAGCTGGGCTTTGTCAAAAAGGGGCACGTGGTTTCTGTGGCCGTGCTTGAAGAACACAGGGGCAAGGGGCTTGGCAAGGCTCTGATGCTAGAAGGCATCAACGGCGTGATGCAGAGAAAGAGCGACGAGATTTACCTTGAAGTGAGGATCAGCAACACTGGCGCGATCAAGATGTACGAGAAGCTGAACTTTGAGATAAAGTCAAGGCTGCGCTCGTACTACAGGGACGGCGAGGACGCCTACCTGATGGCGCTGGAATTGAGCTAAAAAGATTATTAAGATGCTGTAAACGCCTTTTCGATATGAACATTAAAAGAAGGGGGAACAGGGGAACCGGCGCTGCCCTTCTTGTCATTGCCATTCTCGCGTTTATCGCCTATGCGTATTTCCTGCTTGCGAGCGAGTGGGGCATGCTGGTGCTGCAATTCACCGTCCTAGGCGCGGTCGCAGTTCTTTTGCTGGTGCTTGGGTGGATCGGCTACACGATGCTGACTGCGCCAAGGGAAGAAAAAAAGGAAAGACCTAGTGGTGGCGGCTACTGACTAAAACGTCGGCCACGATCTGATATATCCTCGGGCCTACTTCTCTGATGACCCTGATTGCCAGAACCTGATGGTCATATTTTGCAAAAGCGTCGTGCGCGTCTTGCAATCCCAGCTCTTGGCCTGCCTTTTTGCTGTCTGCCTTGATGTGTGCAAAATAATGCACGATGCCTTTTTCCTTCAGTGCAAGCACGGCAGAATCGACAAACTCTTTGGCCCTTTCCGGCAGCGGCATAAGAACCCTGTCGGCCCGCCCGGCAAGCCTGTCCTTTATCACTTCAGCGGCATCGCCGCATATTGTGACAACCCTGTCCTGCACCTTGTTCAGCTTTGCATTTATACCATCAAGCTCGCTTGCGGCCGAATTGGAGTCAATGCTGTAGACCTTGCACGTCTTGTTCGCCTTGGCAATGACGACTGAATACGTGCCGACGCCGGCAAACATGTTGATGATTGTCTCGTTGTCCCCCACCATGTCGGCGATCCTCTGCCTTTCGGTCGACAACCGAGGCGAAAAATACGTCTTGGCGACGTCGACTTTGAACCGGCAGCCATGCTCCTTGTACTCTGTCACAGTCCTGTTTTCGCCTGCAATAAATTCTAGATCGCGCACCCTGAAATCGCCCCTCACTGGCGAAACCTGCGCAAACACCGCCTTGGCAGTCTTGACGTTGGCCAGTATCGCGTCGGCTATCAGCTTCTTTTTTGGCATCAGCTCGTCCGGGATCTTGATAATTACAATGTCGCCTATCTGGTCAAATGCTGAGTAGACTTGCGCTGTTTCTTCTGGGGTCAGGACGCTGCCAAGGACCTGTTTTAGCATGTGCGGCATTAGACATTCTTCACGTAGTAATAGTTGCCAGATTGTTTCTGCTCACGATCAAGCCTACCGCCTTCCTTGTTCACGCGCGGCCTGCCCGTCGTTTCGTCGCGCCTGTATGTTATTGAAAGCACCTGCAGGAAGCGGTTCATGCCCTCCTCCTTTCTCATGGGCGCAGTTGCAAAGCCCTCCAAGCCCGGCTTGCCCTCAAAGATCACCAGCGTGTCTGCCACCAGATCGATGAGCTGCATGTCGTGGTCGATTATTATTGCAGACTTGCCACGCGCCCTTACAAAGCGCTGGAGGAACTTGGCGATCGCTATCCTGTCCTCTGCGTCAAGGAATGCAGACGGCTCATCCAGCGCGTAAATGTCTGCTTCGCGCAAGAGCGACGCGGCCACCGCTACCTTTTGCAATTCGCCACCGCTCAGGTTCTTGACACTCTTTTCGTACAGCTTTTTGACGCCCATTGGGACGATTATCTGCTCTTCTACCGGCGAGCTCTCTATCGGGCTCTGGTAGGCGGTATACATCAGCGACCTCACGTCACCTTCGTAATCTTGGCTCAGGTACTGAGGCTTGTACGATATCTTGGCTCCGACATCTATTGCGCCTGAATCCGGCTTGTCTACTCCGGCCAGTATGCGCATGAACGTGGTCTTGCCCAGCGCGTTTGCGCCCACGATCCCGACTATCTCGCCCTTTCTCACTTTGCCTGCCGCAACTTTCAGGTTGAAAGATGGGAACGACTTTGCAAGGTCAGAGTAGCTGGCCGCCGGGATGTCCAGAATGACATCTTCGTTTATCGCGCTGACGTCGAACTTGAAGGCCTTGTCCCGGAAGCGCACATTTTCCGCCGGCAGGAACCCTTCAAGAAAGTTGTTGATGCCCACCTTTGTGCTCTGCATGCCTGAAACGATGCCATATGCGCCCGGCTCGCCATAGATGATGTGGACATAGTCAGACAAATAATCGAGCAGCGTCATGTCGTGCTCTACCACCATCACGCTCTTGCCGGCCTCGGCTAGCTCCCTCATTACTTTGGCAACTGCGAGCCTCTGGTAGACGTCGTTATAGGAGGACGGCTCGTCAAAGAAGTAATATTCGGCGTCCTTTGCGGCAGCGACAGCTACTGCGAGCCTCTGGAGCTCGCCCCCGCTCAGCTGGGCGACGTCGCGATCAAGTATATTCTGCAGGCCCAGCTGCTGTACTAGCTTGTCTGTCACCTTGCGCTCGTCGTATTTCTTTAGCAGCTCTTTTGGCGTCCCCTTGAACGCTTTTGGGATAAGGTAGACGAGCTGCGGCTTGATGCTTGCGCGCATTGTGCCGTTTGCAATCTTTTCAAAATGCGATTTCATTTCAGTGCCCTGGTAATACTTTAAAATTTCGTCCCACGAGACATCCTGATCATACTTGCCGAGGTTAGGCTTCATGGTGCCAGATAGGACGCTGACGATAGTGGACTTGCCTATGCCGTTTCTGCCGACCAGCCCCACCACCGCGCCTTTCTTTGGAGTTGGCAGACGGTAGAACCGGAAAGAATTGATGCCGTACTGGTGGACCTTGTCCGTGGAAAGCTCTTTGGCAAGGTTGACAATCACGATAGCGTCAAAGGGGCACTTCTTTATGCAGATGCCGCAGCCCGTGCACAGGTCCTCGGAAATGAGCGCCTTGTTGTCCTCTGGCCGCTGGACGATGCATGCGCCGCCGGTCTTGTTCACTGGACAGTAGATGATGCACTCCAGCCCGCATTTCTTTGGCTGGCAGAGCTCTTCATCAAGTACCGCTACTCTGTGCGTATTTTCTGCTTCATAATTGCCCAATTACGTGTAATTTTTGCAATAATGCGTTATATAGGTACTGCTTCAAACCCTGTAATGTTGCACAAGACTTCCTAGGCAGAAAGCGGGCTTAGACTAATTACCATAAGCTTGTATTTAGTCCCTTTTTCTGTGGGAGGCGGAACCACTATTACTTCCTGTTCTGTCTGTTCAACCCTAATCAGCCTAAACTTCAGCTGGAAACAAAGCGAATGAGCATGAGTCCCCCAATGAATAGGAATAATCCGCTGCATGAGGTTGCAATAACATGAAGCTTTCAGGTTTTGACTCATTTTATCCCACCCTGTTTAGATGTGCATTCGTAACTGACTTATCTTCGTCGTTGGCACTAACTGTTAAAGCAAACTCTTCTGACGCATCAGACACTTCTGCCGAACCATATACAGTTAGTTAGTTTCTTTATCTGTTTAAGATATTCTCATGTTTTGAAATAGCAGAAAAGAACAAAAATTCATTCATCCGCAATAAAATAGCCAATCTGAAAAAATTTCGAAATCGATAAAAATAATACTGAAAACCACTGAGCAT
Coding sequences within it:
- a CDS encoding nickel-dependent lactate racemase family protein, whose translation is MTYTCKKRIYFNPYYTDWMPEIWLRYGTTDVVLDIKFENLANQISAGFQLLPEDQVRATVAGVPLTDNMLILALSGSKAAAKTITMLAEEARAKGFNFTVDVPQKMAGALRASLAGNEMISINRIDYQSSLQERMGKFQSTVVISSVAYDPLFGFAGAPTMLLRNLLLAGPIMAEAFKARKDNRPTPGVQGEPLKVAISAATGIPATSVELVASSEGIAGIHTGSINEAFEKAVSQLQSISAVETDPVKCAVISASSEAGTHSTLAGSLNSLWNSVHIVKEGGSAILLAENREGVGGGALQMFIEGRLKPEQLRESPYIDGLEHLLFIEELRQKCELGLVSTLPHYYARTKLGFSTYASMKDILDKLPEKHGKNFRALVLSDADIVLLKSKA
- a CDS encoding site-2 protease family protein is translated as MATTFLNGGYSRVVPIVSSFFTVKDVQLNVREDYVEFLIADTEVKDKFPSLLKELAKVGMVATAKRSNYFWKLMPTLSSAIRLPIENGGIVISVFKLQKQKPKSGYQRSIPFLLFVAAICLVFVDGIFRSDSPLARTQLQDPILLAAIYTVSLMGILGIHELGHVLANRKYGIKASWPYFIPGIPGILPTFGALIVLRANMTNRNVMFDVGVTGPIAGLIVTVIVSIYGSAISTLITTAEAERLFDENQLAPLPFGESLLMVATLHLTGMVVDGTVLVVSPVLFAAWLGFLITFLNLMPAWQLDGGHLTRSALGVRWHKVLTYVSIVILFALRFYPMALLVLFFSLRAPESAPLDDVTPLSSKRKAFFFLALGLAVVCAPIPTSLMPWT
- the rimI gene encoding ribosomal protein S18-alanine N-acetyltransferase; this translates as MQTALRKVGDYIIRRCDESDLESVININMAALPEHYSDYFFESILRELPEAFIVAELDGKIVGYIMCKIEFGFSNFRKLGFVKKGHVVSVAVLEEHRGKGLGKALMLEGINGVMQRKSDEIYLEVRISNTGAIKMYEKLNFEIKSRLRSYYRDGEDAYLMALELS
- a CDS encoding transcriptional regulator, translated to MNIKRRGNRGTGAALLVIAILAFIAYAYFLLASEWGMLVLQFTVLGAVAVLLLVLGWIGYTMLTAPREEKKERPSGGGY
- a CDS encoding class I SAM-dependent methyltransferase, producing MLKQVLGSVLTPEETAQVYSAFDQIGDIVIIKIPDELMPKKKLIADAILANVKTAKAVFAQVSPVRGDFRVRDLEFIAGENRTVTEYKEHGCRFKVDVAKTYFSPRLSTERQRIADMVGDNETIINMFAGVGTYSVVIAKANKTCKVYSIDSNSAASELDGINAKLNKVQDRVVTICGDAAEVIKDRLAGRADRVLMPLPERAKEFVDSAVLALKEKGIVHYFAHIKADSKKAGQELGLQDAHDAFAKYDHQVLAIRVIREVGPRIYQIVADVLVSSRHH
- a CDS encoding ribosome biogenesis/translation initiation ATPase RLI translates to MGNYEAENTHRVAVLDEELCQPKKCGLECIIYCPVNKTGGACIVQRPEDNKALISEDLCTGCGICIKKCPFDAIVIVNLAKELSTDKVHQYGINSFRFYRLPTPKKGAVVGLVGRNGIGKSTIVSVLSGTMKPNLGKYDQDVSWDEILKYYQGTEMKSHFEKIANGTMRASIKPQLVYLIPKAFKGTPKELLKKYDERKVTDKLVQQLGLQNILDRDVAQLSGGELQRLAVAVAAAKDAEYYFFDEPSSYNDVYQRLAVAKVMRELAEAGKSVMVVEHDMTLLDYLSDYVHIIYGEPGAYGIVSGMQSTKVGINNFLEGFLPAENVRFRDKAFKFDVSAINEDVILDIPAASYSDLAKSFPSFNLKVAAGKVRKGEIVGIVGANALGKTTFMRILAGVDKPDSGAIDVGAKISYKPQYLSQDYEGDVRSLMYTAYQSPIESSPVEEQIIVPMGVKKLYEKSVKNLSGGELQKVAVAASLLREADIYALDEPSAFLDAEDRIAIAKFLQRFVRARGKSAIIIDHDMQLIDLVADTLVIFEGKPGLEGFATAPMRKEEGMNRFLQVLSITYRRDETTGRPRVNKEGGRLDREQKQSGNYYYVKNV